Proteins encoded within one genomic window of Oryza glaberrima chromosome 12, OglaRS2, whole genome shotgun sequence:
- the LOC127757206 gene encoding uncharacterized protein LOC127757206 isoform X3 — protein MDRLWAAPPLSSPLSYPVARGGGAWPTHPAAELGCLAEEGSMSGAGQSRGHRLGLHIDSDWPEVLLINDYAVFMGYLSMVVTGTGFLVLTWSTVILLGGFVSMLSNKDFWSLTVITLVQTRIFDVFLNGKVSHIGYSLKRLCKAARFIALPHNHKKVGFRGAVRVLVFTIVLCPLFLLYMFGLFVSPWISLWRLIQQDYGVTAGDSSSKAHLQPALVVLYSLALFQGVLFYYRAISAWEEQKLVKDVADKYMFDTVSRSSVSDYLHEIKVGCENDPSFARGRNLITYAVKLMESTSPDGYLSGARILDTLIKFNRDDASGSELPGQSMQIYNMIGSASSSPILHNLVQMLDFKSAYDGEIRLRAARIVDHFAGEVRLDKILQGIRCVSSLLELEQKGFQNDHHSSFQEDDGDQLSFEEEDDHQISVKEKDYYPKDYKQMQLTGMQILLKLSYDKNNLFLMSNTDDPALINKIVALITSKGSLHKKQHNEWSRMAELGVKILSRFMRFMYGPTKSNNILWHEISTSSKAIGTLESILECDQCDSVLKKHAIRILKRIFMDTSSAMGEGDRERFIGSLMDMSLHNSNGDFQNLAGVDLALKKQGLSILKEIYLNPSSIMGEGDRERFIGSLMDMFLDNSKGDFGNLPGEDLDLKKQELSILKEICMDPSSFMGEGDREKFIGTLMDMFLHNSKGDLFEKLAGDDLVQICRRSGSSATIILRKYGHDIVDCIADTRSSVYSSMHRKIAAKILNHLCSPYSTDEEHIQNLKEAIIDLIPKPLHCQMHETIAH, from the exons ATGGACAGGCTCTGGGCGGCTCCTccactctcctcccctctctcataTCCAGTGGCTCGGGGTGGTGGGGCGTGGCCGACGCatccggcggcggagctcgg GTGTTTAGCGGAGGAAGGATCGATGTCCGGCGCCGGACAGAGCCGTGGTCATCGCCTTGGATTACACATTGATTCGGATTGGCCAGAGGTCTTGTTGATCAATGACTATGCGGTGTTCATGGGGTACCTGTCGATGGTTGTCACTGGGACGGGGTTCCTGGTGCTCACGTGGTCCACCGTCATCCTCCTCGGTGGATTCGTCTCCATGCTATCCAACAAGGACTTCTGGAGTCTCACGGTGATCACGCTCGTTCAAACAAG GATATTCGATGTTTTTCTGAATGGAAAAGTAAGCCACATTGGGTACTCATTGAAGCGCTTGTGCAAGGCCGCACGCTTCATCGCGTTGCCCCATAACCATAAGAAGGTTGGGTTCAGGGGTGCTGTTCGAGTGCTTGTCTTCACCATTGTCTTGTGTCCGCTGTTCCTGCTCTACATGTTTGGGCTCTTCGTTTCCCCCTGGATTTCGCTGTGGCGTCTAATCCAGCAGGATTACGGCGTGACGGCCGGagacagcagcagcaaggcaCACCTGCAGCCTGCGCTGGTGGTTCTCTACTCCCTGGCCCTGTTCCAGGGCGTCCTCTTCTACTACAGGGCCATCTCTGCTTGGGAAGAACAGAAGCTAGTGAAAGATGTGGCCGACAAATACATGTTTGATACAGTGTCGCGCAGTTCAGTTTCGGACTATTTACATGAGATCAAGGTGGGATGTGAGAATGACCCGTCCTTTGCCAGAGGGAGGAACCTGATCACATACGCCGTCAAGCTGATGGAATCCACATCACCGGATGGGTACCTTTCAGGTGCACGGATTCTTGATACACTCATCAAGTTTAATAGAGATGATGCATCGGGGAGCGAATTACCGGGGCAGAGTATGCAGATATACAATATGATTGGATCTGCATCCTCCAGTCCCATACTCCACAACTTAGTTCAGATGCTGGATTTCAAAAGTGCATATGATGGAGAGATCAGGTTGCGAGCCGCAAGGATTGTTGATCACTTTGCTGGTGAGGTCCGTTTAGACAAAATCCTGCAGGGGATTCGATGTGTATCTTCCTTGCTTGAACTCGAGCAGAAAGGATTTCAGAATGACCACCATAGTTCTTTCcaagaagacgacggcgaccaACTTTCTTTTGAAGAAGAGGATGATCACCAGATTTCTGTCAAAGAAAAGGATTATTACCCCAAAGATTATAAACAGATGCAACTTACAGGCATGCAGATCCTTTTAAAGCTCTCCTACGACAAGAACAACTTGTTCCTCATGAGCAACACAGATGATCCGGCCTTGATCAACAAGATTGTGGCACTTATAACGTCCAAGGGATCACTTCACAAAAAACAACATAACGAATGGTCCCGTATGGCAGAGCTCGGGGTGAAGATACTAAGCCGATTTATGCGATTTATGTATGGCCCTACAAAATCAAACAATATTCTGTGGCATGAAATATCAACAAGCAGCAAAGCAATCGGCACCTTGGAGAGTATTCTTGAGTGTGACCAATGTGACTCTGTGCTGAAGAAACACGCCATAAGGATTCTCAAAAGGATATTCATGGATACATCTTCGGCTATGGGTGAAGGAGACAGAGAAAGGTTCATTGGCTCCTTGATGGACATGTCTCTTCACAACAGTAATGGTGACTTTCAAAATCTGGCAGGTGTAGATCTGGCGCTCAAGAAACAAGGGTTAAGCATTCTCAAAGAAATATACTTGAATCCATCTTCGATTATGGGCGAAGGAGACAGAGAAAGGTTCATCGGCTCCCTGATGGACATGTTTCTTGACAACAGTAAGGGCGACTTTGGAAATCTGCCAGGTGAAGATCTGGACCTCAAGAAACAAGAGTTAAGTATTCTCAAAGAAATATGCATGGATCCATCTTCGTTTATGGGCGAAGGTGACAGAGAAAAATTCATCGGCACCCTGATGGACATGTTTCTTCACAACAGCAAGGGCGACTTGTTTGAAAAACTAGCAGGTGATGATCTGGTGCAGATATGTAGAAGAAGTGGAAGCAGTGCCACGATCATATTGAGGAAATATGGTCATGATATTGTTGATTGTATTGCTGATACTCGTTCAAGCGTATATAGCAGCATGCACAGAAAAATTGCAGCAAAGATCCTCAATCATCTGTGTAGTCCCTACTCCACTGACGAGGAACATATTCAGAATCTGAAGGAGGCCATCATTGATTTGATACCCAAG CCTCTACATTGTCAGATGCACGAAACCATAGCTCATTAA
- the LOC127757206 gene encoding uncharacterized protein LOC127757206 isoform X4, whose translation MDRLWAAPPLSSPLSYPVARGGGAWPTHPAAELGCLAEEGSMSGAGQSRGHRLGLHIDSDWPEVLLINDYAVFMGYLSMVVTGTGFLVLTWSTVILLGGFVSMLSNKDFWSLTVITLVQTRIFDVFLNGKVSHIGYSLKRLCKAARFIALPHNHKKVGFRGAVRVLVFTIVLCPLFLLYMFGLFVSPWISLWRLIQQDYGVTAGDSSSKAHLQPALVVLYSLALFQGVLFYYRAISAWEEQKLVKDVADKYMFDTVSRSSVSDYLHEIKVGCENDPSFARGRNLITYAVKLMESTSPDGYLSGARILDTLIKFNRDDASGSELPGQSMQIYNMIGSASSSPILHNLVQMLDFKSAYDGEIRLRAARIVDHFAGEVRLDKILQGIRCVSSLLELEQKGFQNDHHSSFQEDDGDQLSFEEEDDHQISVKEKDYYPKDYKQMQLTGMQILLKLSYDKNNLFLMSNTDDPALINKIVALITSKGSLHKKQHNEWSRMAELGVKILSRFMRFMYGPTKSNNILWHEISTSSKAIGTLESILECDQCDSVLKKHAIRILKRIFMDTSSAMGEGDRERFIGSLMDMSLHNSNGDFQNLAGVDLALKKQGLSILKEIYLNPSSIMGEGDRERFIGSLMDMFLDNSKGDFGNLPGEDLDLKKQELSILKEICMDPSSFMGEGDREKFIGTLMDMFLHNSKGDLFEKLAGDDLVQICRRSGSSATIILRKYGHDIVDCIADTRSSVYSSMHRKIAAKILNHLCSPYSTDEEHIQNLKEAIIDLIPKMHETIAH comes from the exons ATGGACAGGCTCTGGGCGGCTCCTccactctcctcccctctctcataTCCAGTGGCTCGGGGTGGTGGGGCGTGGCCGACGCatccggcggcggagctcgg GTGTTTAGCGGAGGAAGGATCGATGTCCGGCGCCGGACAGAGCCGTGGTCATCGCCTTGGATTACACATTGATTCGGATTGGCCAGAGGTCTTGTTGATCAATGACTATGCGGTGTTCATGGGGTACCTGTCGATGGTTGTCACTGGGACGGGGTTCCTGGTGCTCACGTGGTCCACCGTCATCCTCCTCGGTGGATTCGTCTCCATGCTATCCAACAAGGACTTCTGGAGTCTCACGGTGATCACGCTCGTTCAAACAAG GATATTCGATGTTTTTCTGAATGGAAAAGTAAGCCACATTGGGTACTCATTGAAGCGCTTGTGCAAGGCCGCACGCTTCATCGCGTTGCCCCATAACCATAAGAAGGTTGGGTTCAGGGGTGCTGTTCGAGTGCTTGTCTTCACCATTGTCTTGTGTCCGCTGTTCCTGCTCTACATGTTTGGGCTCTTCGTTTCCCCCTGGATTTCGCTGTGGCGTCTAATCCAGCAGGATTACGGCGTGACGGCCGGagacagcagcagcaaggcaCACCTGCAGCCTGCGCTGGTGGTTCTCTACTCCCTGGCCCTGTTCCAGGGCGTCCTCTTCTACTACAGGGCCATCTCTGCTTGGGAAGAACAGAAGCTAGTGAAAGATGTGGCCGACAAATACATGTTTGATACAGTGTCGCGCAGTTCAGTTTCGGACTATTTACATGAGATCAAGGTGGGATGTGAGAATGACCCGTCCTTTGCCAGAGGGAGGAACCTGATCACATACGCCGTCAAGCTGATGGAATCCACATCACCGGATGGGTACCTTTCAGGTGCACGGATTCTTGATACACTCATCAAGTTTAATAGAGATGATGCATCGGGGAGCGAATTACCGGGGCAGAGTATGCAGATATACAATATGATTGGATCTGCATCCTCCAGTCCCATACTCCACAACTTAGTTCAGATGCTGGATTTCAAAAGTGCATATGATGGAGAGATCAGGTTGCGAGCCGCAAGGATTGTTGATCACTTTGCTGGTGAGGTCCGTTTAGACAAAATCCTGCAGGGGATTCGATGTGTATCTTCCTTGCTTGAACTCGAGCAGAAAGGATTTCAGAATGACCACCATAGTTCTTTCcaagaagacgacggcgaccaACTTTCTTTTGAAGAAGAGGATGATCACCAGATTTCTGTCAAAGAAAAGGATTATTACCCCAAAGATTATAAACAGATGCAACTTACAGGCATGCAGATCCTTTTAAAGCTCTCCTACGACAAGAACAACTTGTTCCTCATGAGCAACACAGATGATCCGGCCTTGATCAACAAGATTGTGGCACTTATAACGTCCAAGGGATCACTTCACAAAAAACAACATAACGAATGGTCCCGTATGGCAGAGCTCGGGGTGAAGATACTAAGCCGATTTATGCGATTTATGTATGGCCCTACAAAATCAAACAATATTCTGTGGCATGAAATATCAACAAGCAGCAAAGCAATCGGCACCTTGGAGAGTATTCTTGAGTGTGACCAATGTGACTCTGTGCTGAAGAAACACGCCATAAGGATTCTCAAAAGGATATTCATGGATACATCTTCGGCTATGGGTGAAGGAGACAGAGAAAGGTTCATTGGCTCCTTGATGGACATGTCTCTTCACAACAGTAATGGTGACTTTCAAAATCTGGCAGGTGTAGATCTGGCGCTCAAGAAACAAGGGTTAAGCATTCTCAAAGAAATATACTTGAATCCATCTTCGATTATGGGCGAAGGAGACAGAGAAAGGTTCATCGGCTCCCTGATGGACATGTTTCTTGACAACAGTAAGGGCGACTTTGGAAATCTGCCAGGTGAAGATCTGGACCTCAAGAAACAAGAGTTAAGTATTCTCAAAGAAATATGCATGGATCCATCTTCGTTTATGGGCGAAGGTGACAGAGAAAAATTCATCGGCACCCTGATGGACATGTTTCTTCACAACAGCAAGGGCGACTTGTTTGAAAAACTAGCAGGTGATGATCTGGTGCAGATATGTAGAAGAAGTGGAAGCAGTGCCACGATCATATTGAGGAAATATGGTCATGATATTGTTGATTGTATTGCTGATACTCGTTCAAGCGTATATAGCAGCATGCACAGAAAAATTGCAGCAAAGATCCTCAATCATCTGTGTAGTCCCTACTCCACTGACGAGGAACATATTCAGAATCTGAAGGAGGCCATCATTGATTTGATACCCAAG ATGCACGAAACCATAGCTCATTAA
- the LOC127757206 gene encoding uncharacterized protein LOC127757206 isoform X2, with protein sequence MSGAGQSRGHRLGLHIDSDWPEVLLINDYAVFMGYLSMVVTGTGFLVLTWSTVILLGGFVSMLSNKDFWSLTVITLVQTRIFDVFLNGKVSHIGYSLKRLCKAARFIALPHNHKKVGFRGAVRVLVFTIVLCPLFLLYMFGLFVSPWISLWRLIQQDYGVTAGDSSSKAHLQPALVVLYSLALFQGVLFYYRAISAWEEQKLVKDVADKYMFDTVSRSSVSDYLHEIKVGCENDPSFARGRNLITYAVKLMESTSPDGYLSGARILDTLIKFNRDDASGSELPGQSMQIYNMIGSASSSPILHNLVQMLDFKSAYDGEIRLRAARIVDHFAGEVRLDKILQGIRCVSSLLELEQKGFQNDHHSSFQEDDGDQLSFEEEDDHQISVKEKDYYPKDYKQMQLTGMQILLKLSYDKNNLFLMSNTDDPALINKIVALITSKGSLHKKQHNEWSRMAELGVKILSRFMRFMYGPTKSNNILWHEISTSSKAIGTLESILECDQCDSVLKKHAIRILKRIFMDTSSAMGEGDRERFIGSLMDMSLHNSNGDFQNLAGVDLALKKQGLSILKEIYLNPSSIMGEGDRERFIGSLMDMFLDNSKGDFGNLPGEDLDLKKQELSILKEICMDPSSFMGEGDREKFIGTLMDMFLHNSKGDLFEKLAGDDLVQICRRSGSSATIILRKYGHDIVDCIADTRSSVYSSMHRKIAAKILNHLCSPYSTDEEHIQNLKEAIIDLIPKVLREALGWGLTGEEILRVAVSGLEGTQDDDWKLQEALASLCATVFNRIVSKDADLTARFNNIAAGICDQTTKPRMTFADLINEAVKVHRIEFKKPEKPKPAARPELYEFMPAKYPPPHFMYLGEEDPNACCIS encoded by the exons ATGTCCGGCGCCGGACAGAGCCGTGGTCATCGCCTTGGATTACACATTGATTCGGATTGGCCAGAGGTCTTGTTGATCAATGACTATGCGGTGTTCATGGGGTACCTGTCGATGGTTGTCACTGGGACGGGGTTCCTGGTGCTCACGTGGTCCACCGTCATCCTCCTCGGTGGATTCGTCTCCATGCTATCCAACAAGGACTTCTGGAGTCTCACGGTGATCACGCTCGTTCAAACAAG GATATTCGATGTTTTTCTGAATGGAAAAGTAAGCCACATTGGGTACTCATTGAAGCGCTTGTGCAAGGCCGCACGCTTCATCGCGTTGCCCCATAACCATAAGAAGGTTGGGTTCAGGGGTGCTGTTCGAGTGCTTGTCTTCACCATTGTCTTGTGTCCGCTGTTCCTGCTCTACATGTTTGGGCTCTTCGTTTCCCCCTGGATTTCGCTGTGGCGTCTAATCCAGCAGGATTACGGCGTGACGGCCGGagacagcagcagcaaggcaCACCTGCAGCCTGCGCTGGTGGTTCTCTACTCCCTGGCCCTGTTCCAGGGCGTCCTCTTCTACTACAGGGCCATCTCTGCTTGGGAAGAACAGAAGCTAGTGAAAGATGTGGCCGACAAATACATGTTTGATACAGTGTCGCGCAGTTCAGTTTCGGACTATTTACATGAGATCAAGGTGGGATGTGAGAATGACCCGTCCTTTGCCAGAGGGAGGAACCTGATCACATACGCCGTCAAGCTGATGGAATCCACATCACCGGATGGGTACCTTTCAGGTGCACGGATTCTTGATACACTCATCAAGTTTAATAGAGATGATGCATCGGGGAGCGAATTACCGGGGCAGAGTATGCAGATATACAATATGATTGGATCTGCATCCTCCAGTCCCATACTCCACAACTTAGTTCAGATGCTGGATTTCAAAAGTGCATATGATGGAGAGATCAGGTTGCGAGCCGCAAGGATTGTTGATCACTTTGCTGGTGAGGTCCGTTTAGACAAAATCCTGCAGGGGATTCGATGTGTATCTTCCTTGCTTGAACTCGAGCAGAAAGGATTTCAGAATGACCACCATAGTTCTTTCcaagaagacgacggcgaccaACTTTCTTTTGAAGAAGAGGATGATCACCAGATTTCTGTCAAAGAAAAGGATTATTACCCCAAAGATTATAAACAGATGCAACTTACAGGCATGCAGATCCTTTTAAAGCTCTCCTACGACAAGAACAACTTGTTCCTCATGAGCAACACAGATGATCCGGCCTTGATCAACAAGATTGTGGCACTTATAACGTCCAAGGGATCACTTCACAAAAAACAACATAACGAATGGTCCCGTATGGCAGAGCTCGGGGTGAAGATACTAAGCCGATTTATGCGATTTATGTATGGCCCTACAAAATCAAACAATATTCTGTGGCATGAAATATCAACAAGCAGCAAAGCAATCGGCACCTTGGAGAGTATTCTTGAGTGTGACCAATGTGACTCTGTGCTGAAGAAACACGCCATAAGGATTCTCAAAAGGATATTCATGGATACATCTTCGGCTATGGGTGAAGGAGACAGAGAAAGGTTCATTGGCTCCTTGATGGACATGTCTCTTCACAACAGTAATGGTGACTTTCAAAATCTGGCAGGTGTAGATCTGGCGCTCAAGAAACAAGGGTTAAGCATTCTCAAAGAAATATACTTGAATCCATCTTCGATTATGGGCGAAGGAGACAGAGAAAGGTTCATCGGCTCCCTGATGGACATGTTTCTTGACAACAGTAAGGGCGACTTTGGAAATCTGCCAGGTGAAGATCTGGACCTCAAGAAACAAGAGTTAAGTATTCTCAAAGAAATATGCATGGATCCATCTTCGTTTATGGGCGAAGGTGACAGAGAAAAATTCATCGGCACCCTGATGGACATGTTTCTTCACAACAGCAAGGGCGACTTGTTTGAAAAACTAGCAGGTGATGATCTGGTGCAGATATGTAGAAGAAGTGGAAGCAGTGCCACGATCATATTGAGGAAATATGGTCATGATATTGTTGATTGTATTGCTGATACTCGTTCAAGCGTATATAGCAGCATGCACAGAAAAATTGCAGCAAAGATCCTCAATCATCTGTGTAGTCCCTACTCCACTGACGAGGAACATATTCAGAATCTGAAGGAGGCCATCATTGATTTGATACCCAAG GTGCTAAGAGAAGCACTTGGTTGGGGGTTGACAGGAGAAGAGATACTGCGAGTGGCAGTTTCAGGCCTTGAAGGTACCCAAGATGATGACTGGAAATTGCAGGAAGCATTGGCGTCCCTCTGTGCAACCGTGTTTAACAGAATTGTCAGCAAGGATGCAGATTTGACTGCTCGGTTCAACAACATCGCCGCTGGTATCTGCGACCAGACAACGAAGCCTCGCATGACCTTCGCAGACCTCATCAACGAAGCTGTAAAAGTTCATCGCATCGAATttaaaaaaccagaaaaaccaAAACCAGCTGCCAGGCCGGAACTGTACGAGTTTATGCCTGCGAAATACCCCCCGCCCCACTTTATGTATTTGGGCGAGGAAGATCCCAACGCGTGTTGTATCTCTTGA
- the LOC127757206 gene encoding uncharacterized protein LOC127757206 isoform X1, with the protein MDRLWAAPPLSSPLSYPVARGGGAWPTHPAAELGCLAEEGSMSGAGQSRGHRLGLHIDSDWPEVLLINDYAVFMGYLSMVVTGTGFLVLTWSTVILLGGFVSMLSNKDFWSLTVITLVQTRIFDVFLNGKVSHIGYSLKRLCKAARFIALPHNHKKVGFRGAVRVLVFTIVLCPLFLLYMFGLFVSPWISLWRLIQQDYGVTAGDSSSKAHLQPALVVLYSLALFQGVLFYYRAISAWEEQKLVKDVADKYMFDTVSRSSVSDYLHEIKVGCENDPSFARGRNLITYAVKLMESTSPDGYLSGARILDTLIKFNRDDASGSELPGQSMQIYNMIGSASSSPILHNLVQMLDFKSAYDGEIRLRAARIVDHFAGEVRLDKILQGIRCVSSLLELEQKGFQNDHHSSFQEDDGDQLSFEEEDDHQISVKEKDYYPKDYKQMQLTGMQILLKLSYDKNNLFLMSNTDDPALINKIVALITSKGSLHKKQHNEWSRMAELGVKILSRFMRFMYGPTKSNNILWHEISTSSKAIGTLESILECDQCDSVLKKHAIRILKRIFMDTSSAMGEGDRERFIGSLMDMSLHNSNGDFQNLAGVDLALKKQGLSILKEIYLNPSSIMGEGDRERFIGSLMDMFLDNSKGDFGNLPGEDLDLKKQELSILKEICMDPSSFMGEGDREKFIGTLMDMFLHNSKGDLFEKLAGDDLVQICRRSGSSATIILRKYGHDIVDCIADTRSSVYSSMHRKIAAKILNHLCSPYSTDEEHIQNLKEAIIDLIPKVLREALGWGLTGEEILRVAVSGLEGTQDDDWKLQEALASLCATVFNRIVSKDADLTARFNNIAAGICDQTTKPRMTFADLINEAVKVHRIEFKKPEKPKPAARPELYEFMPAKYPPPHFMYLGEEDPNACCIS; encoded by the exons ATGGACAGGCTCTGGGCGGCTCCTccactctcctcccctctctcataTCCAGTGGCTCGGGGTGGTGGGGCGTGGCCGACGCatccggcggcggagctcgg GTGTTTAGCGGAGGAAGGATCGATGTCCGGCGCCGGACAGAGCCGTGGTCATCGCCTTGGATTACACATTGATTCGGATTGGCCAGAGGTCTTGTTGATCAATGACTATGCGGTGTTCATGGGGTACCTGTCGATGGTTGTCACTGGGACGGGGTTCCTGGTGCTCACGTGGTCCACCGTCATCCTCCTCGGTGGATTCGTCTCCATGCTATCCAACAAGGACTTCTGGAGTCTCACGGTGATCACGCTCGTTCAAACAAG GATATTCGATGTTTTTCTGAATGGAAAAGTAAGCCACATTGGGTACTCATTGAAGCGCTTGTGCAAGGCCGCACGCTTCATCGCGTTGCCCCATAACCATAAGAAGGTTGGGTTCAGGGGTGCTGTTCGAGTGCTTGTCTTCACCATTGTCTTGTGTCCGCTGTTCCTGCTCTACATGTTTGGGCTCTTCGTTTCCCCCTGGATTTCGCTGTGGCGTCTAATCCAGCAGGATTACGGCGTGACGGCCGGagacagcagcagcaaggcaCACCTGCAGCCTGCGCTGGTGGTTCTCTACTCCCTGGCCCTGTTCCAGGGCGTCCTCTTCTACTACAGGGCCATCTCTGCTTGGGAAGAACAGAAGCTAGTGAAAGATGTGGCCGACAAATACATGTTTGATACAGTGTCGCGCAGTTCAGTTTCGGACTATTTACATGAGATCAAGGTGGGATGTGAGAATGACCCGTCCTTTGCCAGAGGGAGGAACCTGATCACATACGCCGTCAAGCTGATGGAATCCACATCACCGGATGGGTACCTTTCAGGTGCACGGATTCTTGATACACTCATCAAGTTTAATAGAGATGATGCATCGGGGAGCGAATTACCGGGGCAGAGTATGCAGATATACAATATGATTGGATCTGCATCCTCCAGTCCCATACTCCACAACTTAGTTCAGATGCTGGATTTCAAAAGTGCATATGATGGAGAGATCAGGTTGCGAGCCGCAAGGATTGTTGATCACTTTGCTGGTGAGGTCCGTTTAGACAAAATCCTGCAGGGGATTCGATGTGTATCTTCCTTGCTTGAACTCGAGCAGAAAGGATTTCAGAATGACCACCATAGTTCTTTCcaagaagacgacggcgaccaACTTTCTTTTGAAGAAGAGGATGATCACCAGATTTCTGTCAAAGAAAAGGATTATTACCCCAAAGATTATAAACAGATGCAACTTACAGGCATGCAGATCCTTTTAAAGCTCTCCTACGACAAGAACAACTTGTTCCTCATGAGCAACACAGATGATCCGGCCTTGATCAACAAGATTGTGGCACTTATAACGTCCAAGGGATCACTTCACAAAAAACAACATAACGAATGGTCCCGTATGGCAGAGCTCGGGGTGAAGATACTAAGCCGATTTATGCGATTTATGTATGGCCCTACAAAATCAAACAATATTCTGTGGCATGAAATATCAACAAGCAGCAAAGCAATCGGCACCTTGGAGAGTATTCTTGAGTGTGACCAATGTGACTCTGTGCTGAAGAAACACGCCATAAGGATTCTCAAAAGGATATTCATGGATACATCTTCGGCTATGGGTGAAGGAGACAGAGAAAGGTTCATTGGCTCCTTGATGGACATGTCTCTTCACAACAGTAATGGTGACTTTCAAAATCTGGCAGGTGTAGATCTGGCGCTCAAGAAACAAGGGTTAAGCATTCTCAAAGAAATATACTTGAATCCATCTTCGATTATGGGCGAAGGAGACAGAGAAAGGTTCATCGGCTCCCTGATGGACATGTTTCTTGACAACAGTAAGGGCGACTTTGGAAATCTGCCAGGTGAAGATCTGGACCTCAAGAAACAAGAGTTAAGTATTCTCAAAGAAATATGCATGGATCCATCTTCGTTTATGGGCGAAGGTGACAGAGAAAAATTCATCGGCACCCTGATGGACATGTTTCTTCACAACAGCAAGGGCGACTTGTTTGAAAAACTAGCAGGTGATGATCTGGTGCAGATATGTAGAAGAAGTGGAAGCAGTGCCACGATCATATTGAGGAAATATGGTCATGATATTGTTGATTGTATTGCTGATACTCGTTCAAGCGTATATAGCAGCATGCACAGAAAAATTGCAGCAAAGATCCTCAATCATCTGTGTAGTCCCTACTCCACTGACGAGGAACATATTCAGAATCTGAAGGAGGCCATCATTGATTTGATACCCAAG GTGCTAAGAGAAGCACTTGGTTGGGGGTTGACAGGAGAAGAGATACTGCGAGTGGCAGTTTCAGGCCTTGAAGGTACCCAAGATGATGACTGGAAATTGCAGGAAGCATTGGCGTCCCTCTGTGCAACCGTGTTTAACAGAATTGTCAGCAAGGATGCAGATTTGACTGCTCGGTTCAACAACATCGCCGCTGGTATCTGCGACCAGACAACGAAGCCTCGCATGACCTTCGCAGACCTCATCAACGAAGCTGTAAAAGTTCATCGCATCGAATttaaaaaaccagaaaaaccaAAACCAGCTGCCAGGCCGGAACTGTACGAGTTTATGCCTGCGAAATACCCCCCGCCCCACTTTATGTATTTGGGCGAGGAAGATCCCAACGCGTGTTGTATCTCTTGA